The DNA sequence GAAGGATCCCAAGAAGCCGATTGGCTCGTTCGTATTCCTGGGCCCAACCGGCGTTGGTAAGACGGAATTGGCTAAGGTTCTGGCTACCTACCTCTTCGATAAGGAAGACGCCCTGGTGCGCGTCGACATGAGCGAGTACATGGAGAAATTCAGCGTATCGCGCTTGGTGGGGGCACCTCCCGGCTACGTGGGCTACGAAGAAGGCGGTCAGCTGACGGAGAAAATCCGCCGCAAGCCGTACTCGGTTATCCTGCTCGACGAGATTGAAAAGGCTCACCCCGACGTGTACAACCTGCTCCTGCAGGTGCTCGACGACGGTATCCTGACCGACGGCTTGGGCCGCAAGGTTGACTTCCGGAACACCATCATCATCATGACCTCGAACATCGGGGCGCGTGACCTGGCGGACTTCGGTGCGGGTATCGGTTTTGGTACCAAGGCCCGGACGGAAAACCTGGACGAGATTACCAAAGGCACCATCACCAATGCCCTGCGGAAAACCTTCTCGCCCGAGTTCCTCAACCGTTTGGACGACGTTATCGTCTTCAACTCGCTCGAGAAGAAGGATATTCACAAGATTATCGACATCTCGCTGTCGAAACTCTTGTCGCGCATTCAGACGCTCGGCTACAAAGTAGAGCTGACCGAAGCCGCCAAGGACTTCGTAGCCGACAAAGGCTACGACCCCAAATACGGCGCGCGGCCGCTGAACCGGGCTATCCAGAAGTACATCGAAGACCCGATTGCCGAGGAAATCCTGAAAGCCGAAATTGCCCAGGGTGACGTCATCACCGCCGACTTCAAGGAAGGCGCGGAAGAGCTGACCTTCGCCGTGAGCAAGAGCGGGGAGCAAACCAACCTCGCCAGCGACGAGCGGCCCGAAGAGGCCCCCGAGTCGCCGGACACTGAGAAAGGCAAGTAATTCGCTTTAGGTAAACAAGAAAGCCAGTCCTGCGAGGGGCTGGCTTTCTTGCGTTATAGCAATCCGGTTTTCGTATTTTTGGAAAACTGCTGTCACTCATGGAATCACCCCGCAAACGCCGTTACACGGAAGAGGAATACTTGGCTATGGAACATGCTTCCGAGTTCAAGCACGAATTCGTGGACGGCCAGATTTACCCCTGGGGCCACCCGGATATGCTGGGAATGTATGACGTGCAGGCTATGTCGGGCGCTTCGCTGCCGCATAATATCGTAACCAGCAACGCAAATTTTCACTTGGGCAACCACCTGCGTGGCAAAGGCTGTCGAGTATTCGGCAGTGACATGCGCGTGTATATTCCACTAACCGGCACCTACCTGTATCCGGATACACTGGTGGTTTGCGGCAAGCCGGAAATTCAGCAGAATGGCAAAATGGACTTGCTGCTCAATCCGGTGGTTATCATCGAAGTGCTGTCGGACTCTACTTCTGACTATGACCGGAGCGGCAAATTCATGCGCTACCGCAGCATTGAGTCGGTGAAGGACTACCTGCTACTTGACTCGCGCAGCATTCGGGCCGAGCTGTATTCACGCACCGAGAATGGGCAGTGGACGTTCTCCGAAGTGCTTGACCCGGCCGGCACAGTGGCCCTAGGCAGTGTAGATACCGTGTTGACAATGGCCGAGCTATATGAGGACGTGCAGCTCTGATTCTTAGCAAGAACCACAGCGCAGAAAAGCCGCCCGAATCTGGTGCGGCTTTTTTTGCGCCCTTACGTTACCTTTGACCTCATTACTCATCCCACCGCTTTCCTCAATGTCCGATCCGCACGCTGACGCCCAACTAAGCAAACTCGAAATTCTCGACCGCAAAAATCAGGAGGCCCTGCTCGGCGGCGGCCAGGCCCGCATCGACGCCCAACACGCCAAAGGCAAGCTTACCGCCCGGGAACGGGTGGATCTGCTGCTGGACGAAGGCTCGTTCGAGGAAATCGGCAAGTTTGTGATGCACCGCTCCAAGGACTTCGGCCTGGACAAAGAGTACTACCTCGGCGACGGGGTTATTACGGGCTACGGCACGGTGCACGGCCGGCTGGTGTACGTTTTCTCCCAGGATTTCACGGTATTTGGCGGCTCGCTGAGCGAAACGCACGCCGAGAAAATCGTGAAGATTATGGACCTGGCCATGAAAAACGGCGCGCCCGTCATCGGTCTGAACGACTCGGGCGGGGCCCGGATTCAGGAAGGCGTAGTGAGCCTGGGCGGCTACGCCGACATCTTCTACAAGAACACCCTGGCCTCCGGCGTCGTGCCGCAGCTGTCGGCCATTATGGGCCCGTGCGCGGGTGGCGCGGTGTATTCGCCGGCCATTACCGACTTTATCCTGATGGTGGAAAACACGAGCTACATGTTCGTAACCGGCCCCAACGTGGTAAAGACCGTGACCCACGAAAACGTGACCAGCGAAGAGCTGGGCGGTGCCAGCACCCACTCGGCCAAGAGCGGCGTGACCCACTTCAGCTGCGCCAACGAGGTGGCCTGCATCAACCAGCTCAAGGCCCTGCTGAGCTACATGCCCCAGAACTGCGAGGAAACGGCCCCCGCCCTGCCCTACGAGGCGCAAGGCGACGAGTCGCGCCCGGCCCTGGACAACATTATTCCCGAAAACCCCAACCAGCCCTACGACATCCGGGAGGTGATTGAGGGCATTATCGACGCGGATTCCTTCCTGGAAGTACACCAGAACTTCGCCGAGAACATCGTAGTGGGCTTCGCCCGCCTCGGGGGCCGCAGCATCGGCATCGTGGGCAACCAGCCGGCGGTCTTAGCCGGGGTACTCGACATTAACGCTTCGACCAAGGCCGCGCGCTTCGTGCGGTTCTGCGACTCGTTCAACATCCCGCTGCTGGTGCTGGAAGACGTGCCCGGCTTCCTGCCCGGCACCGACCAGGAGTGGCGCGGCATCATCACTAATGGGGCCAAGCTGCTCTACGCGTTCTGCGAAGCCACCGTGCCGCGCATCACCGTTATTACCCGCAAGGCCTACGGTGGGGCGTATGACGTGATGAACTCCAAGCACATCGGGGCTGACATGAACTACGCCTGGCCCACGGCCGAAATTGCGGTAATGGGTGCCAAGGGAGCCGCCGAAATCATCTTTAAGCGCGAAATTGCCACGGCCGCCGACCCCGAAGCCAAACTGCAGGAGAAGGTAGACGAGTACCAGCAGAAGTTTGCCACGCCGTACCGGGCCGCGCACCGTGGTTTTGTGGACGAAGTGATTCTACCTTCCCAAACCCGACAAAAGTTAATTCGGGCCTTTAAAATGCTGGAAAACAAGGTAGATGTGCTCCCACGCAAGAAACACGGTAACATTCCGCTGTAGGTTAAACCAATTTTAATCCTAATATCGTAACAGCTCTGCCCTGAGACGGTTTAGCCGTGAGGCCTCTCCTAGCAGCAGCCTTTATTTTCTCACCCGCGGTACGCGCGGTTTCTCTTCTTGCTCATGCGTAAAGAAAGTTTTGATTTCCTAGAGCGCTACCTGAACAATGCTTCGCCAACAGGCTTCGAAAAAGAAGGCCAAAAGCTCTGGCTGGAATACCTGAAGCCCTATATCGACGAATACTTTGTGGATACCTACGGTACCGTCGTGGGCGTTATCAATCCGGAAGCCAAGTACAAAGTCGTCATTGAGGCCCACGCCGACGAAATCAGCTACTTCGTCAACTACATTACCAAGGAAGGCTACATCTATCTGCGCCGCAATGGCGGCTCGGATGCCCTGGTGGCCCCTTCCAAGCGCGTGAACATTCACACCGATAAAGGCATCGTGAAGGCCGTGTTTGGCTGGCCGGCCATCCACGTGCGCAAGGTGGAGCAGGATAAAGCGCCCACCATCGAGACGATTTACCTGGACTGCGGCGCCGCCTCGCAGAAGGAAGTCGAGGACATGGGCATCCACGTGGGCTCGGTCGTCACGTTCGAGGACGAGTTCATGGTAATGAACGAGAAGTTCTACGTGGGCCGCGCCCTGGACAACCGCGTGGGTGGCTTCATGATTGCCGAAGTGGCCCGCATGCTCAAGGAAAACGGCAAAACGCTGCCCTTCGGCCTCTACATCGTGAATGCGGTGCAGGAGGAAATCGGGTTGCGCGGGGCCGAAATGGTGGCCCACCGCATCAACCCCAACGTGGCCATCATCACCGACGTGACCCACGACACTCAGTCGCCGATGTACGAGAAAAAGACGGCTGGCGACCTGCACTGCGGCAAAGGCCCGGTGATTACCTACGGCCCGGCGGTGCAGAACAACCTGCGCGACCTCATCATCAAGACCGCTCAGGAAACCGACATTCCGTTCCAGCGCGCCGCCGCCACCCGTGCCACCGGCACCGATACCGACGCCTTTGCCTACTCCGGCTCGGGTGTGGCCTCGGCCCTGATTTCGCTGCCCCTGAAGTACATGCACACCACCGTGGAAACCGTGCACGCCGAAGACGTGGACAACGTAACCAAGCTGATCTACGAGACGCTGCTGCGCATCGAAGACGGCCACGACTTCCGTTACTTCAGCTAACCGTATCTTCGGGCCCGCAGTTTGAGCGCATGGCTGGCTTGCTTTCGGGCAACGCCAGCCATGCGTTTCTGTATCTTCGTTTTTGCTTCCCCGACTCCTGTTCCATGAAAATTGCCGGTTTCACCATTGTCCGCAATGCCGTGCTCAACGACTACCCGGTGGTCGAAGCCATCCAGTCTATTCTGCCGGTGGTCGATGAAATGGTGGTCAGCATCGGCGACGGGGACGACGGTACCGAGGAGCTGATCCGCTCCATCAACTCGCCCAAGCTGCGCATCGTGCACTCCGTCTGGGACCCCACGCTGCGCCAGGGCGGGGTGGTGCTGGCCGTGGAAACCGACAAGGCCTTCCGGCAGATTTCGCCCGATGCCGACTGGGCCTTCTACATTCAGGCCGACGAGGTGGTGCCCGAGCAGTACCACGCGGCCATTCGGGCGGCCGCCGAGCGGCACCTGGCCGACAAGCGCGTGGAGGGGCTGCTGTTCAAATACCTGCATTTCTATGGCACGTTCGACTACGTGGGCGACTCGCGCCGCTGGTACGGGCACGAGGTGCGCATCATCCGCAACGACCCCACGATTACCTCTTACAAGGATGCACAGGGCTTCCGGCGCAACGGGGAAAAGCTGCGCGTGAAGCCCGCCAACGGCTTTGTGTACCACTACGGCTGGGTGAAAAACCCCCAGCAGATGTTGCAGAAGATGAAGCACATCAACCAGTTCTGGCACGGCGACAAACCAGCCGACGAGCAGCCCCTGGCCACGGCGGAGGTGTTCAACTTCGACGACTTCGACTCGCTGGAACGGTTTCCGGGGCCACACCCGGGCGTCATGGCCGCCCGCATTGCCCGCCTGAACTGGCAGGTGGATATCGACGTGACGCAAAAGCGCTTTTCCTTCAAGAACAAGCTTCTGTACTGGGTGGAAAAGGCCACCGGCAAGCGCTTGTTCGAGTTCAAGAACTACAAGCTGCTCTAAGCTGCCCGTGCCGTGGAACTACCGCCCATTCTGCCCCCACTCACCGTCACCGACCAGCTGAACCGGCGGGTGGCGGTACCGTTTCCGCCCCGGCGTATCGTGTCGCTGGTGCCTTCCCAAACCGAGCTACTGTATGATCTGGGCCTCGGCAGCCGGGTGGTAGGCGTTACCAAGTTCTGCATTCACCCGGCCGCAGCCCGGCAGCAGGCTACCGTCATCGGCGGAACCAAGAACTTCGATTTTGCCCGTATTGCGGCGCTGAAGCCCGATTTGATTATCGGCAATAAGGAAGAAAACTACCAGGAGGGCATCGAGCAGCTGGCGGCCAGCTACCCGGTCTGGCTGAGCGACATCGTGACCCTGAACGACTCCCTGGAAATGATTCGGCGCGTGGGTTTCATCACGGGCCGCAAGCAGGAGGCCGAAACGCTGGCTACCGAAATAGCCAGTTCCTTCACTAGCCTCACTCCTGCCCGGCCGCTGGCT is a window from the Hymenobacter aquaticus genome containing:
- a CDS encoding M42 family metallopeptidase — protein: MRKESFDFLERYLNNASPTGFEKEGQKLWLEYLKPYIDEYFVDTYGTVVGVINPEAKYKVVIEAHADEISYFVNYITKEGYIYLRRNGGSDALVAPSKRVNIHTDKGIVKAVFGWPAIHVRKVEQDKAPTIETIYLDCGAASQKEVEDMGIHVGSVVTFEDEFMVMNEKFYVGRALDNRVGGFMIAEVARMLKENGKTLPFGLYIVNAVQEEIGLRGAEMVAHRINPNVAIITDVTHDTQSPMYEKKTAGDLHCGKGPVITYGPAVQNNLRDLIIKTAQETDIPFQRAAATRATGTDTDAFAYSGSGVASALISLPLKYMHTTVETVHAEDVDNVTKLIYETLLRIEDGHDFRYFS
- a CDS encoding helical backbone metal receptor, which translates into the protein MELPPILPPLTVTDQLNRRVAVPFPPRRIVSLVPSQTELLYDLGLGSRVVGVTKFCIHPAAARQQATVIGGTKNFDFARIAALKPDLIIGNKEENYQEGIEQLAASYPVWLSDIVTLNDSLEMIRRVGFITGRKQEAETLATEIASSFTSLTPARPLASAAYFIWRKPYMVAAGGTFINDLLPRAGFRNVFADLARYPEITAEQLAAAAPEVILLSSEPYPFAEKHVAEFQAICPSATVRIVDGEMFSWYGSRLRQSAAHFRALNP
- a CDS encoding glycosyltransferase family protein, producing MKIAGFTIVRNAVLNDYPVVEAIQSILPVVDEMVVSIGDGDDGTEELIRSINSPKLRIVHSVWDPTLRQGGVVLAVETDKAFRQISPDADWAFYIQADEVVPEQYHAAIRAAAERHLADKRVEGLLFKYLHFYGTFDYVGDSRRWYGHEVRIIRNDPTITSYKDAQGFRRNGEKLRVKPANGFVYHYGWVKNPQQMLQKMKHINQFWHGDKPADEQPLATAEVFNFDDFDSLERFPGPHPGVMAARIARLNWQVDIDVTQKRFSFKNKLLYWVEKATGKRLFEFKNYKLL
- a CDS encoding Uma2 family endonuclease, with product MEHASEFKHEFVDGQIYPWGHPDMLGMYDVQAMSGASLPHNIVTSNANFHLGNHLRGKGCRVFGSDMRVYIPLTGTYLYPDTLVVCGKPEIQQNGKMDLLLNPVVIIEVLSDSTSDYDRSGKFMRYRSIESVKDYLLLDSRSIRAELYSRTENGQWTFSEVLDPAGTVALGSVDTVLTMAELYEDVQL
- a CDS encoding acyl-CoA carboxylase subunit beta; its protein translation is MSDPHADAQLSKLEILDRKNQEALLGGGQARIDAQHAKGKLTARERVDLLLDEGSFEEIGKFVMHRSKDFGLDKEYYLGDGVITGYGTVHGRLVYVFSQDFTVFGGSLSETHAEKIVKIMDLAMKNGAPVIGLNDSGGARIQEGVVSLGGYADIFYKNTLASGVVPQLSAIMGPCAGGAVYSPAITDFILMVENTSYMFVTGPNVVKTVTHENVTSEELGGASTHSAKSGVTHFSCANEVACINQLKALLSYMPQNCEETAPALPYEAQGDESRPALDNIIPENPNQPYDIREVIEGIIDADSFLEVHQNFAENIVVGFARLGGRSIGIVGNQPAVLAGVLDINASTKAARFVRFCDSFNIPLLVLEDVPGFLPGTDQEWRGIITNGAKLLYAFCEATVPRITVITRKAYGGAYDVMNSKHIGADMNYAWPTAEIAVMGAKGAAEIIFKREIATAADPEAKLQEKVDEYQQKFATPYRAAHRGFVDEVILPSQTRQKLIRAFKMLENKVDVLPRKKHGNIPL